The Pseudophaeobacter arcticus DSM 23566 genome includes a region encoding these proteins:
- a CDS encoding extracellular solute-binding protein, producing the protein MTTKSSVTRRTLLKSAGAAALAAPLYSKSALASSGEVNILMWSDYLPPAFIEGFEAKTGIKVNYTGIGSNEEIINKMKATKGQGFDIVSPTNNRSLQWGPLQLLKPFDMNKVNIDAVNPAMAKIGTSAWNFDGAGVHWLPHIWGTEGIAYRTDKWLPAGDAPSYGDVWSEENAGKTMGRAHSMMLGAGLYMETSGEMEPGSVWAAYGDEDTMREVWGKITDWCMARKDRIKLIWNDADTQKNGLLNEGVVVGQTWDGPPLALKAAGEPVHYQAPVEGAMAWVDGMSMPVGAKNEEQVYAFIDYAFGKEAAGKAIDSHGYNSPVLGADAFSGDVYKKNFAEAYPGDSLANLNPWPAEAPWYAEVRTEFVNKFKSA; encoded by the coding sequence ATGACTACCAAATCTAGCGTCACTCGCCGGACCCTGCTGAAAAGCGCCGGTGCGGCTGCTCTCGCAGCGCCGCTCTATTCCAAAAGCGCGCTGGCGTCTTCGGGTGAAGTGAACATTCTGATGTGGTCGGACTATCTGCCCCCAGCCTTTATCGAAGGCTTTGAGGCAAAGACCGGCATCAAGGTAAATTACACCGGTATTGGTTCGAACGAGGAAATCATCAACAAGATGAAGGCCACCAAGGGCCAGGGCTTTGACATTGTCTCGCCCACCAACAACCGGTCACTGCAGTGGGGCCCACTGCAGCTGCTGAAACCTTTTGACATGAACAAGGTCAACATCGACGCGGTGAACCCGGCGATGGCCAAAATCGGCACATCTGCCTGGAACTTTGACGGCGCCGGCGTGCATTGGCTGCCCCATATCTGGGGTACCGAAGGCATTGCCTACCGCACCGACAAATGGCTGCCAGCGGGCGATGCGCCGTCTTATGGCGATGTCTGGTCCGAAGAGAACGCAGGCAAAACCATGGGGCGCGCCCATTCGATGATGCTGGGCGCGGGTCTCTATATGGAAACCTCTGGCGAAATGGAGCCTGGCTCTGTCTGGGCGGCCTATGGTGACGAAGACACCATGCGCGAGGTCTGGGGCAAGATCACCGATTGGTGCATGGCGCGCAAAGACCGGATCAAGCTGATCTGGAATGATGCCGACACCCAGAAAAACGGTCTGCTGAACGAAGGCGTTGTTGTTGGTCAAACCTGGGATGGCCCCCCACTGGCGCTGAAAGCCGCTGGCGAGCCTGTGCATTATCAAGCCCCTGTCGAGGGTGCGATGGCCTGGGTTGACGGCATGTCCATGCCGGTTGGTGCCAAGAACGAAGAGCAGGTCTATGCCTTTATCGACTATGCCTTTGGCAAGGAAGCCGCCGGTAAAGCGATCGACAGCCATGGCTATAACTCGCCGGTTCTGGGCGCGGATGCCTTCTCGGGCGACGTGTACAAAAAGAACTTTGCCGAAGCCTATCCCGGCGACAGCCTGGCCAACCTGAACCCCTGGCCTGCCGAAGCGCCTTGGTATGCTGAAGTGCGCACCGAGTTCGTCAACAAGTTCAAAAGCGCCTGA
- a CDS encoding ABC transporter ATP-binding protein — translation MSAGVGVDLENLWIRFGDFVAVRDANVHINGGDFFSFLGPSGCGKTTILRAVSGFLDPSEGQVLIGGKDMKGIGPNKRPTALIFQNLALFPLMKVWENITFSMEIKGASARERRKRADELLDMIALPGQGDKLPSELSGGQRQRVAIARALCAEPDVLLLDEPLSALDLKLRQHMRTELREIQKRVGITFIYITHDQGEALTMSDNIAVMRAGVIDQIGDGKTIYNDPATAFAASFVGENNVFRGKVKQVSGETALISTNRSGDLLARVSSANQGKMKPGDDAMMFIRPEAFALAPVGTEGDHFVTATVTNEEFEGNSFNIFMAGEGGKEMKVSLPNLGQSFDSHKGQPMTLQYDVQNAVALPAGDLATE, via the coding sequence ATGAGTGCTGGGGTCGGCGTAGATCTTGAAAACCTCTGGATCCGCTTTGGAGATTTTGTCGCCGTGCGCGACGCAAATGTGCATATCAACGGAGGTGATTTCTTTTCCTTCCTTGGTCCTTCGGGCTGCGGGAAGACCACGATCTTGCGCGCTGTTTCGGGCTTTTTAGACCCCAGTGAAGGTCAGGTGCTGATTGGCGGCAAGGATATGAAGGGCATCGGCCCGAACAAACGTCCCACCGCGCTGATTTTTCAGAACCTGGCGCTGTTCCCGCTGATGAAGGTCTGGGAAAACATCACCTTTTCGATGGAAATCAAAGGCGCATCGGCGCGGGAACGTCGCAAGCGCGCGGATGAATTACTGGACATGATCGCGCTGCCGGGGCAGGGCGACAAGCTGCCCTCGGAGCTGTCAGGCGGCCAGCGCCAGCGGGTCGCCATTGCCCGCGCGCTCTGCGCCGAGCCGGATGTTTTGCTGCTGGATGAGCCGCTCTCGGCGCTGGATCTGAAGCTGCGCCAGCACATGCGCACAGAGCTGCGCGAAATTCAGAAACGCGTGGGCATCACCTTCATCTATATCACGCACGATCAGGGCGAGGCCCTGACCATGTCTGACAATATCGCGGTGATGCGCGCCGGCGTCATCGACCAGATTGGCGATGGCAAGACCATCTACAATGATCCCGCCACCGCCTTTGCCGCGTCTTTTGTTGGCGAAAACAACGTGTTCCGGGGCAAGGTGAAACAGGTGTCGGGGGAAACCGCCTTGATCAGCACCAACCGGTCTGGCGATCTGCTGGCGCGGGTCTCTTCGGCCAATCAGGGCAAGATGAAACCGGGGGATGACGCGATGATGTTTATCCGTCCCGAAGCCTTTGCCCTGGCGCCGGTTGGCACCGAAGGCGATCACTTTGTCACCGCCACCGTCACCAACGAAGAATTTGAAGGCAATAGCTTCAATATCTTCATGGCGGGCGAAGGCGGCAAGGAAATGAAGGTCTCGCTGCCGAACCTTGGCCAGTCTTTTGACAGCCACAAGGGGCAGCCGATGACCCTGCAATATGATGTCCAGAACGCTGTGGCCCTGCCCGCTGGCGATCTGGCCACCGAATAG
- a CDS encoding ABC transporter permease, which yields MPRFLKEFFDRNGLGIGSLMLGLVLFWTIGLIILPQLSMLDFSFRPNLPPPEIGGPKDIYTMENYTYLVFGPEGGSQDYNAVDLKVFYRTLIAAIFVTIFNLILCYPIAYYLAQTKGNHIRIFALMLIIPYWINEILRAFALRIIFGETGVLNNLLVAAGIFDTPFDFVRNDIALYAGLGYAYILLMIFPIYNVIESLDRNQIEAARDMGASWSMIHRRVVIPYAKPGISSGCTMVFMLSAGALAAPQILGGPSSLWFTQLIYQQFNDNSDWPQGAAYAVVLLVTCILLVLALMRVFKVNMGDIGK from the coding sequence ATGCCTCGTTTCCTGAAAGAGTTCTTTGACCGCAATGGTCTGGGCATTGGCTCGCTGATGCTGGGGCTGGTGTTGTTCTGGACCATTGGTCTGATCATCCTGCCGCAGCTGTCGATGCTGGATTTCTCCTTCCGTCCCAACCTGCCACCGCCTGAGATCGGCGGGCCAAAAGACATCTATACGATGGAGAATTACACATATCTGGTCTTTGGCCCCGAAGGCGGCAGCCAGGACTATAACGCGGTTGATCTCAAGGTGTTTTACCGGACGTTGATTGCGGCGATCTTTGTCACCATCTTCAACCTGATCCTGTGTTATCCGATCGCCTATTATCTGGCCCAGACCAAGGGCAATCACATCCGTATCTTTGCGCTGATGCTGATCATCCCCTACTGGATCAACGAGATCCTGCGGGCCTTTGCCCTGCGCATCATCTTTGGCGAAACCGGCGTGCTGAACAATCTGCTGGTGGCGGCCGGGATATTTGACACGCCCTTTGACTTTGTTCGCAACGATATCGCGCTCTATGCCGGTCTGGGCTATGCCTATATCCTGTTGATGATCTTCCCGATCTACAACGTGATCGAAAGCCTGGATCGCAACCAGATCGAGGCGGCGCGGGATATGGGCGCCAGCTGGTCAATGATCCACCGCCGGGTGGTTATTCCCTATGCCAAACCGGGCATCAGCTCGGGCTGTACCATGGTGTTCATGCTGTCAGCCGGGGCGCTGGCGGCGCCACAAATCCTGGGCGGACCATCGTCGCTCTGGTTCACCCAGCTGATTTACCAGCAATTCAACGACAACTCTGACTGGCCACAGGGCGCGGCCTATGCCGTGGTGCTGCTGGTGACCTGTATCCTCTTGGTGCTTGCTCTGATGCGGGTCTTCAAGGTGAACATGGGGGATATCGGCAAATGA
- a CDS encoding ABC transporter permease, whose translation MKNLSLMRLSIWAYLAIFFAYLLGPLVIMSITAFNSPEFPRATPWECLTFEWFSALFQDERILNGIKNSVLVGAGTVVLSVAMGLAGALMLTQIWPKLRATYYTVIIAPILVPGVVIGISTLVFWDRINRMLGLGADSFFSNGLFLTVIGQSTFIASYCMLVLVARLQRYDMALTEAALDLGATHAQAFRKVLLPFMKPAIASAAVLAFLASFENYNTTTFTFGEYPTLTIELAQKVRYGITPAISALAFIIVLLTVFAALFNEANIRRKELVAEARKDATVEELSSGQFKLPGFLSSNWAAVALVIVACATVVVVGTATVYSPQQCIANVQEQKRLESELRIQELLRQRELRRQQQQEEQGDTTAPAQSKPAGNDSGFGGVFAPGTLSGEGSDEGAGAASESDGNNSGFGGVFAPNTLSGDDTSAGSGN comes from the coding sequence ATGAAGAACCTTTCTCTTATGCGCCTCAGCATCTGGGCCTATCTGGCGATCTTCTTTGCCTATCTGCTAGGGCCGCTGGTGATCATGTCGATCACCGCCTTCAACTCGCCCGAGTTCCCGCGGGCGACCCCCTGGGAATGCCTGACCTTCGAGTGGTTCTCGGCGCTGTTTCAGGATGAACGCATCCTGAATGGCATCAAGAACTCGGTGCTGGTGGGCGCGGGCACTGTGGTGCTGTCGGTGGCCATGGGGCTGGCCGGGGCTTTGATGCTGACCCAGATCTGGCCCAAGCTGCGGGCGACCTACTATACCGTCATCATCGCGCCAATCCTGGTGCCGGGGGTGGTTATTGGTATCTCGACGCTGGTGTTCTGGGACCGGATCAACCGGATGTTGGGTCTGGGGGCGGATAGCTTCTTCTCAAACGGTTTGTTCCTGACAGTCATTGGTCAGTCCACCTTTATCGCCAGCTATTGCATGCTGGTGCTGGTGGCGCGTCTGCAGCGCTATGACATGGCCCTGACCGAAGCGGCCCTGGATCTGGGCGCGACCCATGCGCAGGCCTTCCGCAAGGTGCTGTTGCCCTTCATGAAGCCTGCCATTGCCTCGGCGGCGGTGCTGGCCTTCCTGGCGAGCTTTGAGAACTACAACACCACCACCTTCACCTTTGGGGAATATCCAACCCTGACCATCGAGCTGGCGCAAAAGGTCCGCTATGGCATCACCCCGGCGATTTCGGCCCTGGCCTTTATTATCGTCTTGCTCACGGTTTTTGCCGCCCTGTTCAACGAGGCCAATATTCGCCGCAAGGAACTGGTGGCCGAGGCCCGCAAGGATGCCACGGTGGAAGAGCTGAGCTCAGGCCAGTTCAAACTGCCTGGCTTTCTCAGTTCCAACTGGGCGGCTGTTGCCCTGGTGATTGTCGCCTGTGCAACCGTGGTCGTGGTGGGCACGGCGACCGTCTACAGCCCGCAGCAATGTATCGCCAATGTTCAGGAACAAAAGCGCCTGGAGTCCGAGCTGCGTATTCAAGAGCTCCTGCGCCAGCGTGAACTGCGTCGCCAGCAGCAACAGGAAGAGCAGGGCGACACAACCGCTCCGGCTCAGTCCAAACCTGCGGGCAATGATTCCGGCTTTGGTGGGGTCTTTGCACCCGGAACGCTGTCGGGTGAAGGCAGCGATGAGGGGGCAGGTGCAGCTTCTGAAAGTGACGGGAACAACTCTGGCTTTGGCGGCGTCTTTGCGCCCAATACCCTGAGCGGCGACGACACTAGCGCGGGATCCGGCAACTGA
- a CDS encoding maleate cis-trans isomerase family protein translates to MRHFPYRLTGPIGSAATLGLIVLQVDETIEQDFRRLFVAHDVALYINRIPSGAELTPETIAQMGRDLPAAAALLPQEADFDAVAYGCTSGTTLIGVDRVRALVQGAVKTRHVAQPLSATLAAFAALEVASIGLVSPYIDTVSGPMRQTFEAAGYAVPAMVSFGEEVEANVARIDPASIHAAALEVGSNPEVQVVFLSCTNLRTLDIIADLEQRLGKPVVSSNQALAWHMARLSGAPLAAAAPGVLVSKPLPQG, encoded by the coding sequence ATGCGCCATTTCCCCTATCGCCTCACCGGTCCTATCGGCTCTGCGGCCACGCTTGGGCTGATTGTCCTGCAGGTGGATGAGACCATCGAACAGGATTTTCGCCGCCTGTTTGTGGCGCATGACGTGGCGCTCTATATCAACCGTATCCCGTCGGGGGCCGAGCTGACGCCCGAAACCATTGCCCAGATGGGGCGCGACCTGCCCGCCGCAGCCGCCCTGTTGCCGCAGGAAGCTGATTTTGATGCCGTGGCCTACGGCTGCACCTCAGGCACCACCTTGATCGGTGTGGACCGGGTACGCGCACTGGTGCAGGGCGCGGTGAAAACGCGCCACGTTGCCCAGCCGCTTAGCGCAACTCTCGCTGCCTTTGCCGCGCTTGAGGTCGCCTCGATCGGGCTGGTTTCCCCCTATATAGACACTGTTTCCGGGCCTATGCGGCAGACATTTGAAGCCGCAGGTTATGCGGTGCCCGCCATGGTGTCCTTTGGCGAGGAGGTCGAAGCCAATGTCGCCCGCATTGATCCCGCCTCGATCCACGCCGCAGCGCTGGAGGTCGGATCAAACCCAGAGGTGCAGGTGGTGTTCCTCAGCTGCACGAACTTGCGGACGCTGGATATTATCGCGGATCTGGAGCAGCGCCTTGGCAAACCCGTGGTCAGCAGCAATCAGGCGCTGGCCTGGCATATGGCGCGCCTGTCCGGCGCACCACTGGCAGCAGCGGCGCCTGGCGTCTTGGTCTCAAAACCCCTGCCGCAGGGCTAA
- a CDS encoding DMT family transporter yields the protein MASPSSPAIDLTAGLLLAVLALVWGGSFFFAEIALRELPPLTVTLFRVTLALPVLFLVVRLKGIAIPRGVRIWGAYLGMGALNNALPFSLIFWGQTQIESGLASILNGTTAVFGAVVAGLLLKDEPLTPQKLTGATLGFLGVAVIMGPTALTSLDPRNLAQLAVLAAACSYALASVWGKLFLGDQPPLMNALGMVTGSTVLMVPLALYVEGAPRFDLSVEVWGAVIGVAVLSTALAYLMYFEILRRAGSANLMLVTLLIPPVAVSLGAGVLGEQLSREAVLGFAIIGVGLIVTDGRLPRRVLGRRQV from the coding sequence ATGGCCAGCCCATCATCCCCCGCAATTGATCTCACCGCCGGTCTGCTATTGGCAGTTCTGGCGCTTGTCTGGGGCGGGTCGTTCTTTTTTGCCGAAATAGCCCTGCGCGAGCTGCCCCCTCTGACTGTGACCCTGTTTCGGGTCACGCTGGCGCTGCCGGTGCTGTTTCTCGTTGTGCGGCTCAAAGGCATTGCCATCCCCCGCGGGGTCAGGATCTGGGGCGCTTACCTCGGCATGGGGGCTTTGAACAACGCCCTTCCCTTTTCGCTGATCTTCTGGGGGCAGACCCAAATTGAGAGCGGCTTGGCCTCGATCCTCAACGGCACCACGGCGGTGTTTGGCGCGGTGGTGGCGGGGCTTTTGCTCAAGGATGAGCCACTGACGCCGCAGAAACTGACAGGGGCTACTCTGGGCTTTCTTGGCGTGGCGGTGATCATGGGGCCGACGGCGCTGACCTCGCTGGATCCGCGCAATCTGGCGCAGCTGGCGGTCTTGGCGGCGGCCTGTTCCTATGCGCTGGCCAGCGTCTGGGGAAAGCTGTTCCTGGGGGATCAGCCACCGCTGATGAATGCGCTGGGGATGGTGACGGGCAGTACCGTGCTGATGGTGCCGCTGGCCCTATACGTCGAGGGCGCCCCCCGGTTTGACCTGTCTGTTGAGGTCTGGGGGGCGGTGATCGGGGTGGCGGTGCTGTCGACGGCGCTGGCCTACCTGATGTATTTTGAGATCCTGCGCCGGGCTGGCTCGGCCAATCTGATGCTGGTGACGCTGTTGATCCCGCCGGTGGCGGTCAGCCTGGGTGCCGGTGTTCTGGGTGAACAGCTCAGCCGCGAGGCCGTGCTTGGCTTTGCGATCATCGGGGTGGGGCTGATTGTCACCGATGGCCGCCTGCCCAGAAGGGTGCTGGGCAGGCGGCAGGTGTGA
- the maiA gene encoding maleylacetoacetate isomerase, producing the protein MHDTVLFDYWRSSASYRLRIALNLAGIDYQSITVDLVKGEHKSPEHLARNPQGFVPVLEIDGLRMTQSLAILDYLDQTRDLGLLPKDPAARVQAQALAHSIAVDLHPVCNLQVAKHATQLSGGAAGMPGDWMVHFIRPGLQAFETLLGAYEQSPYCTGTTPGLADICLMPQLYNARRWGADFSDMPRILAVEGACSAHPAFAKAHPDAVNAAA; encoded by the coding sequence ATGCACGACACCGTTCTCTTTGACTATTGGCGTTCCTCTGCCAGCTACCGTTTACGCATTGCGCTGAACCTCGCAGGCATCGACTACCAATCCATCACCGTTGATCTGGTCAAGGGCGAGCACAAAAGCCCCGAACATCTGGCCCGCAATCCCCAGGGCTTTGTGCCGGTGCTGGAAATCGACGGTCTGCGGATGACACAATCGCTGGCCATTCTGGACTACCTGGATCAGACCCGCGATCTTGGCCTCTTGCCCAAAGACCCGGCCGCGCGGGTGCAGGCTCAGGCGCTGGCGCATTCGATTGCGGTAGATCTGCATCCGGTCTGCAATCTGCAAGTGGCCAAACACGCGACCCAGCTTTCCGGTGGCGCCGCAGGCATGCCCGGTGACTGGATGGTGCATTTCATCCGCCCCGGCCTTCAGGCCTTTGAGACCCTGCTAGGGGCCTATGAACAAAGCCCCTATTGCACCGGCACCACGCCCGGTCTGGCTGATATCTGCCTGATGCCGCAGCTTTATAATGCCCGGCGCTGGGGGGCCGACTTTTCAGATATGCCGCGTATTCTGGCAGTCGAGGGGGCCTGCAGCGCCCATCCCGCCTTTGCCAAGGCACACCCGGATGCGGTAAACGCCGCCGCCTGA
- a CDS encoding VOC family protein encodes MKIEQIHHVAYRCKDAKQTVEWYNQMLKMDFVLAIAEDHVPSTHEPDPYMHVFMDAGNGNVLAFFELPTKPEMGRDPNTPIWVQHIAFKVKDRETLIEFKDHLEANGVEVLGVTDHSIFHSIYFFDPNGHRVELACPDPKEEALLAKLDAVKWDMLEEWSKTKKAPKHADWLHAKELSAL; translated from the coding sequence GTGAAAATCGAACAAATTCACCACGTCGCCTATCGCTGCAAAGACGCCAAACAGACCGTCGAGTGGTACAACCAGATGCTCAAGATGGACTTTGTCCTGGCCATCGCCGAGGACCACGTGCCCTCCACCCACGAGCCCGACCCCTACATGCATGTCTTCATGGATGCGGGCAACGGCAACGTGCTGGCCTTCTTTGAGCTGCCCACCAAGCCCGAAATGGGCCGCGACCCCAACACGCCGATCTGGGTTCAGCACATCGCCTTTAAGGTCAAGGACCGCGAGACCCTGATCGAATTCAAAGACCACCTGGAGGCCAATGGCGTCGAGGTTCTGGGGGTGACCGATCACTCGATTTTCCACTCGATCTACTTCTTTGATCCTAATGGTCATCGGGTGGAACTGGCCTGCCCAGACCCCAAAGAAGAGGCGCTGCTGGCAAAACTCGATGCGGTGAAATGGGACATGCTGGAAGAATGGTCCAAGACCAAGAAAGCCCCCAAACACGCCGACTGGCTGCATGCCAAGGAGCTGAGCGCGCTCTGA
- a CDS encoding DUF2783 domain-containing protein, whose product MPETLIPDHLILTPNINGADDFYADLLAAHEGRDKADSEAFNARLLLVLANHIGDRAILKQALAAAALIKEEDPS is encoded by the coding sequence ATGCCCGAGACCTTGATCCCTGACCACCTGATCCTGACCCCAAACATCAATGGCGCCGATGATTTCTATGCGGATCTTCTGGCCGCCCACGAGGGGCGCGACAAAGCCGACAGCGAGGCCTTTAACGCCCGTTTGCTGTTGGTCCTGGCCAATCACATTGGAGACCGCGCGATCCTGAAACAGGCGCTGGCTGCGGCCGCGCTCATCAAAGAGGAGGACCCCTCGTGA
- a CDS encoding FAD-dependent oxidoreductase has product MNKIFEVPMYPYARHEDQDAGAPVRHKVVVIGAGPIGLAAGIELAQAGVEVVILDENDKVSFGSRAICFAKRPLEILDRLGCGQPMVDKGVLWNKGKVFFDDRQVYDFDLLPEEGHKRPAFINLQQYYFEEYLVNRVRELQEQGAPIEIRGRNKVSAIGTHPDHVTLEIDTPEGSYNLEADWLIACDGAGSPTRRMLGLDFVGRVFEDNFLIADVIMEADFPTERWFWFDPPFNKGQSALLHKQPDGVWRIDLQLGWDIDKEREKRPENVIPRLKAMLGDDVEFELEWVSIYTFQCRRMEKFRHGRVLFAGDAAHQVSPFGARGANSGLQDTDNLIWKLKLVMEGKAPDSLLDSYDQERVHGAEENILNSSRSTDFITPKSEMSRLLRDAVLDLSEHHEFARPLVNSGRLSVPCTYDGSTLNSADALLDGPARTRPGSACPDAPLGEDFLLSKLGNDFILLTIDADAPDEIEEAGVTVKRLALSVKDDKTLALKERYLGDNDSAVYLIRPDQHVAARRPSFDDNQFRAAIRRAMGKE; this is encoded by the coding sequence ATGAACAAGATCTTTGAAGTCCCGATGTATCCTTATGCCCGCCATGAGGATCAGGATGCCGGGGCGCCAGTGCGCCACAAAGTGGTGGTGATTGGCGCCGGCCCCATTGGCCTCGCGGCTGGAATTGAGCTGGCACAGGCAGGCGTCGAGGTGGTGATCCTTGACGAGAATGACAAGGTGAGCTTTGGCTCCCGCGCCATCTGCTTTGCCAAACGCCCGCTGGAGATCCTTGACCGGCTTGGCTGTGGCCAGCCGATGGTTGACAAGGGCGTGTTGTGGAACAAGGGCAAGGTCTTCTTTGATGACCGCCAGGTTTACGACTTTGACCTGCTGCCGGAAGAGGGCCATAAGCGTCCCGCCTTTATCAATCTGCAACAGTATTATTTCGAGGAATATCTGGTCAATCGCGTCCGTGAGTTGCAAGAACAAGGCGCGCCAATCGAGATCCGGGGCCGCAACAAGGTCTCGGCAATCGGCACCCATCCCGACCATGTGACGCTGGAGATCGACACCCCCGAAGGCTCCTATAACCTGGAAGCGGACTGGCTGATCGCCTGTGACGGCGCCGGGTCCCCCACCCGCCGGATGCTGGGGCTGGACTTTGTCGGTCGCGTCTTTGAGGACAACTTCCTGATCGCCGACGTCATCATGGAGGCCGATTTCCCGACCGAGCGTTGGTTCTGGTTTGATCCACCCTTCAACAAGGGCCAGTCGGCGCTGCTGCACAAACAGCCCGATGGCGTCTGGCGCATTGATCTGCAGCTGGGCTGGGACATCGACAAAGAGCGCGAAAAACGCCCCGAAAACGTCATTCCCCGTCTCAAGGCGATGCTGGGCGATGACGTGGAATTTGAGCTGGAGTGGGTCTCGATCTATACCTTCCAGTGCCGCCGGATGGAGAAGTTCCGCCATGGCCGGGTCCTGTTTGCCGGCGACGCCGCACATCAGGTCTCGCCCTTTGGCGCCCGTGGGGCCAACTCCGGCCTGCAGGACACCGACAACCTGATCTGGAAGCTGAAACTGGTGATGGAGGGCAAGGCCCCCGACAGCCTGCTCGACAGCTACGACCAGGAGCGGGTGCATGGGGCCGAGGAAAATATCCTCAATTCCAGCCGCTCCACCGATTTCATCACGCCAAAGTCGGAAATGTCCCGCCTGCTGCGGGATGCAGTGCTGGATCTGAGCGAACATCATGAATTTGCCCGTCCGCTGGTGAACTCTGGCCGCCTGTCAGTGCCCTGTACCTATGATGGTTCAACGCTGAACTCAGCAGATGCGTTGCTGGATGGGCCTGCGCGCACCCGCCCTGGTTCGGCCTGCCCTGACGCACCTTTGGGGGAGGACTTCCTGCTGTCAAAACTGGGCAATGATTTCATCCTGCTGACCATTGACGCCGATGCCCCCGATGAAATCGAAGAGGCGGGCGTGACGGTCAAACGGCTGGCGCTTTCGGTCAAGGACGACAAGACCCTGGCCCTGAAAGAGCGGTATCTGGGCGACAATGACAGCGCCGTCTATCTGATCCGCCCGGATCAGCATGTCGCCGCCCGCCGCCCCTCGTTTGATGACAACCAGTTCCGCGCTGCCATCCGCCGCGCCATGGGTAAGGAGTAA
- a CDS encoding MBL fold metallo-hydrolase: MAKAFASQGDMSEKKITFSEVGKDIYAFTAEGDPNSGVIIGDDSVMIIEAQATPRLANKVIECVRSVTDKPISHVVLTHYHAVRVLGASAFGAGQVIMGDVARAMVVERGQEDWDSEFQRFPRLFEGHESIPGLTFPTTTFSEDMTVYLGNRRIDLMHLGRAHTAGDIVVHVPDENVMFTGDIVEYHSACYCGDGHFSDWGDTLDNIAAFDVDAIAPGRGDALVGKEMVNAAIENTRDFVESTYRPAARVAARNGTLKEAWDAVRAECDPKFKDYAIYEHCLPFNVARAFDEARGIDTPRIWTAERDLEMWAALQG, encoded by the coding sequence ATGGCCAAGGCATTTGCGTCCCAAGGGGACATGAGCGAAAAGAAAATCACCTTTAGCGAAGTGGGCAAGGACATCTATGCCTTCACCGCCGAGGGCGATCCCAACTCTGGCGTCATCATTGGCGATGACTCTGTGATGATTATTGAGGCCCAGGCGACACCCCGTCTGGCCAACAAGGTGATCGAATGTGTGCGCTCGGTGACCGACAAACCCATCAGCCATGTGGTGCTGACCCATTATCACGCTGTGCGGGTGCTGGGGGCCTCGGCCTTTGGGGCTGGTCAGGTGATCATGGGCGATGTCGCCCGCGCCATGGTGGTGGAACGGGGCCAGGAAGACTGGGACAGCGAGTTCCAGCGTTTCCCGCGCCTGTTTGAAGGCCACGAGAGCATTCCCGGCCTGACCTTCCCCACCACCACCTTCAGCGAAGACATGACGGTCTATCTGGGCAACCGCCGCATCGACCTGATGCATCTGGGCCGCGCCCATACGGCGGGTGACATCGTTGTGCATGTGCCGGATGAGAACGTGATGTTCACTGGTGATATCGTGGAATACCACTCTGCCTGCTATTGCGGGGACGGTCACTTCAGCGACTGGGGGGATACCCTGGACAATATCGCCGCCTTTGACGTAGACGCCATTGCCCCCGGTCGCGGTGACGCGCTGGTTGGCAAGGAAATGGTCAACGCGGCGATTGAAAACACCCGCGATTTTGTGGAAAGCACCTATCGCCCCGCCGCACGCGTAGCGGCCCGCAACGGCACCCTGAAAGAGGCCTGGGATGCGGTGCGCGCCGAATGCGACCCCAAGTTCAAGGACTACGCAATCTACGAACATTGCCTGCCCTTCAACGTCGCCCGCGCCTTTGACGAAGCCCGTGGCATCGACACCCCACGCATCTGGACCGCCGAACGCGATCTGGAAATGTGGGCAGCGCTACAGGGGTAA